The genomic window TTCATCTTCGCGATTTGCCATATTTGGAAATCGATTGGCAAACTCATAGATTTCCATTCCTGAAATATCTTTATTATTGATTTGAAAACGAACTAAAGTTCGAACTTGGTGCACACCTTTAAATCCGCAAGCTCCTGGATTGATATACAGTAATTGATATTTTTGATCATATGCTATTTTCAATAAATGCGAATGGCCACATATCAGTATGCGTGGATTATTTTCCATGACGTATTTTCTAGTATGTGCATTGTATGAGCCAAATGGACCTGCAATATGCGTCATGAATACCAGATGCCCTCCACAATTAAAAAGGAGATCTCTGTTGGTTTCACGTTGAATGATATGATCATCAATGTTCCCGTGAACAATTCTCAAAGATTTGAATGCTATTAGTGAATCAATTAATTCTAAAGATCCTATATCTCCCGCGTGCCATATTTCATCACAATCTTTGAAGAAACTAAAAACCTGAGGATCCAGGTACCCGTGTGTATCTGAAAGTACACCAATTTTAGGCATTGGCAACTTTGATGACAATCTTACCAAATTGTTCTCCCGCAGCCATCCTTTCAAATGCAGAATTGATGCTATTTAGTTCGAAAATACGGTCCACTATTGGTTTTACTTTATATCTGTTGATATGTGCCATCAATAATTCAAAATCCTCATCACTGCCCATGGTGGTGCCAAGAATCTGAATTTGTTTCCAAAAAATGATCTGTGGAGAAATATCATTTAGGACTCCTGCAGTTCCGCCATAAATGACCAATCTCGCTCCAGGTTTTGCGATTTTCAACAGCTTTGTGATATTATTACCAGCAGCTCCGTCAATGATGACATCCACTCCCCCATTTGACATCTCAATCAACTGTTTGTCCCAATTTTCTTCATTGTAATTTACACCACCTTTAGATCCAAGAATTATTGCTTGATCAATTTTATAATTAGAAGAAGAACTTACAAAAATATTACAGTCTAAAGGTAGTGCCAATTGGAGAGCTGCCAGAGATACTCCTCCACCGATCCCTGTGATTAGGACAGAATCCGTTTTTTCCAATTTAGCTTTTGTAAATAATGCCCTGAAGGCAGTGAGGGAAGCGAGTGGCAATGCTGCACACTCTTCGTCGTTCAAATGTGCAGGAGTCTCGTGTATTGTATTCTTCGGTACAGATACATATTCTGCCAAGCTTCCTGAATCAGGTAAGCCCAAAATCCTAAACTGGCTGCTTTGAAAATGTTCATTTGATCCCCAGTTTTGGGACGGATTCACTATAACGCGTTTTCCATTATATACA from Saprospiraceae bacterium includes these protein-coding regions:
- a CDS encoding metallophosphoesterase family protein — its product is MPKIGVLSDTHGYLDPQVFSFFKDCDEIWHAGDIGSLELIDSLIAFKSLRIVHGNIDDHIIQRETNRDLLFNCGGHLVFMTHIAGPFGSYNAHTRKYVMENNPRILICGHSHLLKIAYDQKYQLLYINPGACGFKGVHQVRTLVRFQINNKDISGMEIYEFANRFPNMANREDEHIDTKKKSRR
- a CDS encoding zinc-binding dehydrogenase; its protein translation is MKAAILHGIKQKLNVEETEFGLVNSDHVAVQVLCASLNHRDYWIQQGKYAGLKFPIILGSDLCGVYNGKRVIVNPSQNWGSNEHFQSSQFRILGLPDSGSLAEYVSVPKNTIHETPAHLNDEECAALPLASLTAFRALFTKAKLEKTDSVLITGIGGGVSLAALQLALPLDCNIFVSSSSNYKIDQAIILGSKGGVNYNEENWDKQLIEMSNGGVDVIIDGAAGNNITKLLKIAKPGARLVIYGGTAGVLNDISPQIIFWKQIQILGTTMGSDEDFELLMAHINRYKVKPIVDRIFELNSINSAFERMAAGEQFGKIVIKVANA